The Nostoc sp. 'Peltigera membranacea cyanobiont' N6 genome contains the following window.
GTAAAACAGGCGAGAATACACAATAGTCAAGACTATCTAAACCTACAGCCGCAAATACCCGTTTCAGACGTTCTTGAGAAATCCCAGAGCGAAGGAACATAAACTGAGCATTAGGAACTTGACGGGCAATTTCTGCATAAATGTAATCGTGTTGTGGTAGATATTTATAGCCAGCTTGACTAGAGATGTAGACAATAGCATCTTCTTGTAATCCAAAAAATAATCGGTTGCGACGGATTGAGTCAACTTCGATCGCAGGATAGGAAATCCCCACACCAGGCAAACGGACAAGGCTTTCGGTGTAGTGATCTTGCCCATTTACGGGTTCCATGAGTTCGCTAGATAAGAAATAGTCAATGGTGGGCAATCCAGAAGTTACAGGTTGTCCCCAAGCCATACATTGAATCGGTGCTAAACGAAGTCCTGCAATACATAATGTTGTAGCATCCATTCCTAATTCTGGAAAAATTAACACATCCAGGTTGTCATCAATAACTTGTTGACAAACTTGTTCTAAATTATTCGGCAAATGATAGAACTTTGTACTATAGGAATTAAATAATTTAGTAGCAACATCAACTTGATGCCCTATATGATATGAATAAATTTCAAAATTTTGATTATCTGCATATTTTAGCCAGTTTAAAAATAAAGCTGTTCCGCTCCAGCCACACAAAAAATAGGAAAGATAGCCAATTTTAATTCGCTGATTGTTGCTAATAGAAGAAATCTGACGCGCCTGAATCCATTGCGGATAATTTGCCGCCATAATTTGGTGAACCAGCTGTCCATATTGCTGCTGTAGTAGCACATCATTCTTTGCCTGATATGCAAGAAAAAAGTTTGTATGATTCCTGATTCCTGTTAAAGCTTTTTTCTCTTCATCAGGGCTATTAATTGTTATTTCTTGAATGAGTTTTTCTAGCCCATCCTGAAACCATGCACGGTAAGTATCAATCTCGTCAGGAGTTTGATAAATTTCTGGCAGCATAAGATGGCTCAATATCTTAAATATATAGTTTTCAGGAAACTTATCTGTAACCTGTTGAGCGAAGTTACGAGCTTCCACATACTTATGGCTTTGCTTTAGGCGAATAATCAGCCAGAAATAGAGTTCTTCTGCTTGAGGGCAATAGCTAATACCGTTGTGTAATGTTTCGATAGCTCCTTGCATCTGACCAATTTTATAGAAAACATTACTTAGCTTTAGATAATAGTCAGTCTGGTGTGGACAACTGGATAAATACTTGCTGTAATATGGGATAGCTTTTTCTGGCGATTCACTGTCTGCGAAATAGTCACCCCATCTTTGCCAAGATTCTAACTGAGCAGCTTCATAAACAATTTGCTGGCAAATTTCTGACAAATCACATATCGGAATTTTTGCAATTTCTGCTTGCTGGATAATATAGCAATCTTCGTTTTGAATTGGGATACGAAAGTTAATTAATGATTTAATCACAGACCATTCTTGTGTGGTTAACTGACCTGTAAGCCCTACATTGAGGTCTTCACAGATAACTTCTTCCAAACTAAGTTTCAGAACAGTCTCAAAAAGTAATGAGTTAGCATTATCTTGTAGTTCATCCGATAAACTTTGAGTGTCAATTAATAGTGTTATATCTTGTCTAGCTGGATGTGTGAAAAGAGTTTTGAGAATATTTATTAAGTCTTCTGCGTTAGCGTTCGCGCAGCGTTCCGCAGGAAAGCTCGCCGTTCGCGTAGCCTCTCGTAGAGAAGGCATCGCAGTTTCTAAATTAGACCAGTCAGGGAATATAATAAAATTAATATCTCTTAATTCATTAATTAACATAGTGTTGCAATTACTAATGGCAAGTTGCCTTGCGTATAGGCACTACTATATATGTTTTTACAACAATGTCATCAGTAACGAAGACATAAGTAGAACAGGGTAAATAATTAAAGGTTTGTAGTGAGAACTTTAGTTCTCAAATCAGGACTAAAGTCCTTACTACGAACTGATTTTCGCTAAAGTTACATTACTTTACATAGTTTGTTTTTTTCAAGTCGTTCTACTTATCAATCCGCAATGAATTAACTGTAGATTGACTTGCGATCGCAATTACAACTGTAGTTCAAGTCAACAGTGCAAATTATTGAAGAAACGATTATCTGATGATATTTTCAAGTTTAAAAAACCCCACCTCTTAGATGGGTGGGGTTAGTATACTTACTAAGGCGGCTATTTAACCGCACATCAATGATATCACTCAAATTGCATTAGCGAGCGCCCCGATACAACAATAAAGCCGACAGAATCCAGTCTAATCTGGGGCTGACGAATTCCTTCGAGGATGGCTGCATTTAAAGCAGTTTCTATCTTCAATTCTTCAGCTAACGCATTATCCCAGCTTTGCTGGTTCAGACGCAGGCGTAATTGTTCGACTCGATTGGCTAATTTCTTCTCAGCGACTTTAGCACAACTTTGGCATAAGTCAATAAAATCTGGACGATTTGAGAGTAATTCTGAAGAAGTATTACGCACTTGGTAACAGAAATTTTGCCATTTACTAGGGTCAACAAAATCGTCAATAATTCCTAAGCGCTCTTTTGCCAGATTGTAATCTCGTCCTTGATTATTGTTTTTATCTTTATATGGACGTTGTAGAATACTTAAGAGGGCTTTATCTTCAACAACGCGGATTGGCTCCTTGCGACCATCAACATAGATAGTTTCTATAATTGGCGGAAATAGAGCATCAAC
Protein-coding sequences here:
- a CDS encoding O-linked N-acetylglucosamine transferase, SPINDLY family protein is translated as MLINELRDINFIIFPDWSNLETAMPSLREATRTASFPAERCANANAEDLINILKTLFTHPARQDITLLIDTQSLSDELQDNANSLLFETVLKLSLEEVICEDLNVGLTGQLTTQEWSVIKSLINFRIPIQNEDCYIIQQAEIAKIPICDLSEICQQIVYEAAQLESWQRWGDYFADSESPEKAIPYYSKYLSSCPHQTDYYLKLSNVFYKIGQMQGAIETLHNGISYCPQAEELYFWLIIRLKQSHKYVEARNFAQQVTDKFPENYIFKILSHLMLPEIYQTPDEIDTYRAWFQDGLEKLIQEITINSPDEEKKALTGIRNHTNFFLAYQAKNDVLLQQQYGQLVHQIMAANYPQWIQARQISSISNNQRIKIGYLSYFLCGWSGTALFLNWLKYADNQNFEIYSYHIGHQVDVATKLFNSYSTKFYHLPNNLEQVCQQVIDDNLDVLIFPELGMDATTLCIAGLRLAPIQCMAWGQPVTSGLPTIDYFLSSELMEPVNGQDHYTESLVRLPGVGISYPAIEVDSIRRNRLFFGLQEDAIVYISSQAGYKYLPQHDYIYAEIARQVPNAQFMFLRSGISQERLKRVFAAVGLDSLDYCVFSPVLPREDYFDLLSLTDIYLDTFDWAGGNTTLDAIACHLPIVTCPGEFMRGRHSYGFLQAMGLTETIADDASQYIKIAVRLAVDIDWRSSVREALKLAINVLFDNPTATQNLEAFIKQAIALS